Below is a genomic region from Echinicola rosea.
ACTGGTCTTTCTTGTCAACCATAATACATGGAACTAAGTTCGTGGTATGGGCAGTATTTGGCGTCCCGTCTTCATTGAGCATTTTGTCACTATTACCGTGGTCGGCGATGACAATAACAGAATAGTCATTTTTCAATGCGGTGGATATGACAGAATTGGTGCATTCATCGACCGCTTCACAGGCTTTGACCGCTGCTTCAAATACGCCTGTATGCCCGACCATGTCGGCATTGGCAAAATTCAGACAAACAAAATCAGGATCTTTTTTATCCAATTCGACATTGATCTTTTTAGCGATCTCGTAAGCGCTCATCTCTGGCTGAAGGTCATAGGTCGCTACTTTTGGAGAGCTGCAAAGAATGCGGGATTCTCCTTCAAATTCTGATTCACGGCCTCCGCTAAAAAAGAAGGTAACGTGCGGATATTTTTCAGTTTCAGCTATTCTGATTTGTTTTTTGCTGTTTTTGGCCAATACTTCGCCGAGTGTATTCTTGAGGTTGTCTTTCTCAAAAATCACAGAGACACCCTTAAAGGTCTCGTCGTAATTGGTGAAGGTCACGTAATGCAGGTTGAGCTTTTTCATCTTATAGTCCTCAAAATCCTGCTGGGTCAATACTTGCGAGATTTCACGTCCGCGATCAGTGCGGAAATTGAAACAGATGACCACGTCTCCTTCTTCGATGGTGGCAATGGCTTTTCCGTTTTCATCCACTTGTACGATCGGACGGATAAATTCATCCGTGACCCCGTTACTATAGGATTTTTTGATGGCCGCTAGAATGTCCTTTGATTTTTCACCTTCTCCCAGGACCATGGCATCATACGCCAATTTAACCCTTTCCCAGCGCTTGTCACGATCCATGGCATAATATCGGCCAATCACAGAGGCAACCTTTCCAACTGATTGGCTGCAGTGCTCTTGAAGATCTTCCAGAAAGCCAAGGCCGCTTTTGGGATCGGTGTCTCTACCGTCAGTGAAAGCATGAATATACGGCTTATCGATGCCATTGGCCTGAGCGGCATCACATA
It encodes:
- the gpmI gene encoding 2,3-bisphosphoglycerate-independent phosphoglycerate mutase, with amino-acid sequence MDKKVLLMILDGWGLATNPEVSAIDKANTPFIDSLFEKYPHSKLDASGLAVGLPEGQMGNSEVGHMNIGAGRVVYQDLVKINKAVDEGDLKDNPILKKAFATAKERQKKVHFIGLVSDGGVHAHIKHLKGLCDAAQANGIDKPYIHAFTDGRDTDPKSGLGFLEDLQEHCSQSVGKVASVIGRYYAMDRDKRWERVKLAYDAMVLGEGEKSKDILAAIKKSYSNGVTDEFIRPIVQVDENGKAIATIEEGDVVICFNFRTDRGREISQVLTQQDFEDYKMKKLNLHYVTFTNYDETFKGVSVIFEKDNLKNTLGEVLAKNSKKQIRIAETEKYPHVTFFFSGGRESEFEGESRILCSSPKVATYDLQPEMSAYEIAKKINVELDKKDPDFVCLNFANADMVGHTGVFEAAVKACEAVDECTNSVISTALKNDYSVIVIADHGNSDKMLNEDGTPNTAHTTNLVPCIMVDKKDQLEVNDGKLGDLAPTILKMMGVNIPAEMTGDVLLK